In Spirosoma aureum, a single genomic region encodes these proteins:
- a CDS encoding carbon-nitrogen hydrolase family protein codes for MHIQTRTLQKEDYHDLKETMIEVYSGIGGDYWPKSSITKLLSIFPEGQFCVEVDGKVVASALAIRVKYDQFGDNHTYYEITGGYTFKTHSDEGDYLYGIEVFVHPDYRDLRLGRRLYDARKELCEQLNLKGILAGGRIPNYNKFADDLTPREYIAKVKQKEIYDPTLTFQLSNDFHVRKVLRGYLPGDTESKEYATLLEWINIYYVVEKDKKPHTDSIIRLGVIQWQMRLFKNLDSFLDQIEFFVNAVSDYRADFMVLPEFFNTPLMADFNDLPEPVAIRKLADFTEPVREKLCELAISYNVNIVGGSMPLVDDDGKLYNVAYLCRRDGSWEEYRKIHITPNEVRHYGMVGGYEIRAFDTDCGKIGMLICYDVEFPELGRILAQQGMQILFVPFLTDTQNGYSRVRHCAQARAIENECYVAISGCVGNLPKVHNMDINYAQSAVFTPSDFQFPTNAVKAEATTNTEMVLIADVDLSLLKELHEHGSVQVLKDRRTDLYDVTLKKAARKALKSKKASPDNDPEEVAPIITVAE; via the coding sequence ATGCATATACAAACCAGAACACTGCAAAAAGAAGATTATCACGACCTCAAAGAAACCATGATTGAGGTCTATAGTGGTATTGGGGGTGATTACTGGCCCAAAAGCTCGATTACAAAACTGCTGTCAATTTTTCCGGAAGGGCAGTTCTGCGTCGAAGTAGATGGTAAGGTGGTAGCCAGTGCCCTGGCAATTCGGGTTAAATACGATCAGTTTGGCGATAATCACACCTACTACGAAATAACGGGGGGATACACATTCAAAACGCACAGCGATGAGGGCGATTACCTCTATGGCATTGAGGTTTTTGTGCACCCTGACTACCGCGACCTTCGGCTCGGTCGTCGACTCTATGACGCCCGCAAGGAACTCTGCGAACAACTGAATCTGAAAGGGATTCTGGCAGGAGGGCGCATTCCGAATTACAATAAATTCGCGGATGACCTGACCCCGCGTGAATACATCGCGAAAGTAAAGCAGAAAGAAATTTATGATCCTACGCTGACCTTTCAGCTCTCCAACGATTTCCACGTTCGGAAAGTCCTGCGTGGTTACCTGCCCGGCGATACGGAGTCGAAGGAATACGCTACGTTACTGGAGTGGATAAACATTTATTACGTTGTTGAGAAGGACAAAAAACCGCATACCGATTCAATCATTCGGCTGGGTGTGATTCAGTGGCAGATGCGGCTGTTTAAAAATCTGGATTCATTTCTGGATCAGATCGAGTTCTTCGTTAATGCGGTCAGTGATTATCGGGCGGATTTCATGGTGCTGCCGGAGTTTTTCAACACGCCCCTTATGGCCGATTTCAACGACCTGCCGGAGCCGGTAGCTATTCGCAAACTGGCCGATTTTACGGAGCCTGTGCGCGAAAAGCTCTGTGAACTGGCCATTTCCTACAACGTCAATATTGTGGGCGGAAGCATGCCCCTCGTAGACGATGATGGGAAGTTGTATAATGTTGCTTACCTCTGCCGCCGGGATGGGTCCTGGGAAGAATACAGGAAAATCCATATTACACCTAATGAAGTAAGGCATTACGGCATGGTAGGTGGGTATGAAATTCGGGCATTCGACACCGACTGTGGAAAAATTGGTATGCTGATCTGTTACGATGTCGAATTCCCCGAACTCGGCCGGATTCTGGCTCAGCAGGGCATGCAGATCCTGTTTGTACCGTTCCTGACCGATACCCAGAATGGCTACTCTCGGGTGCGACATTGCGCACAGGCACGCGCTATTGAGAATGAATGCTATGTGGCGATTTCGGGATGCGTCGGTAATCTCCCCAAAGTCCACAACATGGATATCAATTACGCACAGTCGGCCGTATTTACACCTTCCGACTTTCAGTTCCCGACCAATGCGGTGAAGGCCGAAGCAACGACCAACACCGAGATGGTGCTCATTGCCGATGTCGACCTGAGTCTGCTGAAAGAGCTTCATGAACATGGCTCCGTACAGGTACTCAAAGACCGCCGGACAGACCTTTATGACGTGACGCTGAAAAAAGCCGCCAGAAAAGCACTTAAGTCGAAGAAAGCATCGCCGGATAACGATCCTGAAGAAGTTGCTCCAATCATTACAGTAGCAGAATGA
- a CDS encoding threonine synthase produces the protein MDTAISSSLLQSLHCSQCGQSYSPFTRQTVSVCCQMPLLASYQLNQGLNKAELLFREKSLWRYAELLPVLDPRNRVSLGEGFTPLLALPRLANTYSMRQLTLKDEGLNPTGSFKARGLSLAISKAKENGETACIVPTAGNAGVAMAAYCARAGLEAVVVMPRHTPEAFREECLAYGATVILIDGLINDCAAKVQELNRYGDYFDVSTLKEPYRLEGKKTMGYEIAEQLNWQLPDVIMYPTGGGTGLIGLWKAFQEMKELGWLSADQPLPRLVAVQAENCCPVVETFWGRQANSKQYMGRPTLANGLAVPRPIGEPLMLNVLQESGGTAIAVSEEQMLEGVRELGRHEGLFVAPEGGAIWAATKQLLHEGWLRSDEHILLLNTGSGQKYLDNLKGIWQTQEHT, from the coding sequence ATGGATACAGCCATCTCTTCATCACTACTTCAATCGCTGCACTGTTCGCAATGTGGACAGAGCTATTCGCCATTCACCCGACAAACGGTGTCGGTTTGTTGCCAGATGCCTTTGCTGGCAAGTTATCAACTCAATCAGGGACTCAACAAAGCAGAACTGTTATTCCGAGAAAAATCGCTCTGGCGTTATGCCGAACTCCTTCCGGTTCTTGACCCCAGAAACCGCGTTAGTTTAGGTGAAGGCTTTACACCACTGCTGGCACTTCCCCGGCTGGCTAATACGTATTCGATGCGTCAGCTAACGCTTAAAGACGAAGGCCTTAACCCAACCGGATCGTTTAAAGCGCGTGGACTGAGTCTGGCGATTTCAAAGGCTAAGGAAAATGGCGAAACGGCCTGCATCGTGCCAACGGCCGGTAATGCCGGGGTTGCCATGGCCGCCTATTGTGCCAGGGCCGGGCTTGAGGCTGTCGTGGTTATGCCTCGGCACACTCCGGAAGCATTTCGGGAAGAATGCCTCGCGTATGGAGCTACTGTTATCCTAATCGACGGTCTGATCAATGACTGTGCGGCTAAAGTTCAGGAATTGAACCGTTACGGCGATTATTTCGACGTTTCTACCCTGAAAGAACCGTATCGGCTGGAAGGTAAAAAGACAATGGGGTATGAAATTGCCGAACAATTAAACTGGCAGCTACCCGATGTGATCATGTATCCTACGGGCGGTGGAACGGGGCTCATTGGCCTTTGGAAAGCGTTTCAGGAAATGAAAGAACTAGGCTGGCTCTCAGCAGACCAGCCATTGCCCAGACTGGTGGCGGTTCAGGCAGAAAACTGTTGTCCCGTTGTTGAAACGTTCTGGGGAAGGCAGGCCAACAGTAAACAATACATGGGCCGCCCTACCCTCGCGAATGGGCTGGCGGTTCCCCGGCCTATCGGGGAACCACTGATGCTGAATGTATTACAGGAATCGGGTGGTACGGCTATTGCTGTCTCAGAAGAACAGATGCTGGAGGGCGTTCGAGAATTGGGTCGTCATGAAGGACTTTTTGTCGCCCCCGAAGGTGGTGCAATCTGGGCCGCTACGAAGCAATTGCTACACGAGGGCTGGTTACGTTCTGACGAACACATTCTGCTGCTGAATACAGGATCTGGTCAGAAATATCTGGATAATCTGAAAGGAATCTGGCAGACTCAGGAACATACGTGA
- a CDS encoding DUF4403 family protein gives MNTQRLIGFFIVFAALLASVSCNRVRSKPPAAQDFEPAIPDPISYVAGDITFKIADLERKINKSLGVVLVPEETFEGKKGEAWHIRVERTGPVRIHYANRKVSFSAPLQVWYTNPIGLRKIRKRRPLCALAVNFVSPLSIGSNWRLATRSRFENYHWIHKPTVQMLGIKIGVTKLAESILDKRKAEIEAAIDKAVHTELRLDRHVRKVWRDMQKPLRIAKKPEEIWIIPKPFSIAAAPVFGDEKRITVPLQIAFRVDTKVGPKPIVTELERLPRLLRRAKTPEASRLEVRAFIPFEDANRVLAKALEDQKIKLAGGKVKIKNATVYGGGRSLIVKTEVTGAVNGTLYFHGQPSYDTLNNTLEIKSLDFDVDTKERLFATADWLLHDHFRDSLQSVMVIPLRHQISELPEKIETAFARGGAGRKTTLNIDSFRLVPQRVVVRPEGVQVLIKVESKVAVRVKKL, from the coding sequence GTGAACACTCAACGTCTCATCGGATTTTTTATAGTATTTGCGGCCCTTCTGGCTTCCGTAAGTTGTAATCGTGTCCGGTCAAAGCCGCCGGCAGCGCAGGATTTTGAGCCGGCCATTCCCGACCCAATATCGTATGTGGCAGGCGATATAACGTTTAAGATCGCAGATCTGGAGCGGAAGATCAATAAATCGCTGGGCGTTGTGCTGGTTCCTGAAGAAACCTTCGAAGGAAAGAAAGGTGAAGCCTGGCACATTCGCGTCGAACGAACAGGCCCCGTTCGTATTCATTATGCGAACCGAAAGGTTTCTTTCTCGGCCCCCCTGCAAGTGTGGTACACCAATCCGATTGGGCTGCGTAAGATTCGGAAACGACGTCCGCTTTGTGCCCTGGCAGTTAATTTTGTAAGCCCACTTTCAATTGGTTCCAACTGGCGATTAGCCACCCGATCGAGGTTTGAAAACTACCATTGGATACATAAGCCAACGGTTCAGATGTTGGGCATAAAAATTGGCGTAACGAAACTGGCCGAAAGCATTCTTGATAAACGAAAAGCCGAAATAGAGGCCGCTATCGATAAAGCAGTACATACGGAATTGCGGCTGGACCGGCATGTACGGAAGGTTTGGCGCGATATGCAGAAACCCTTGCGCATCGCTAAAAAGCCTGAAGAAATCTGGATCATTCCAAAACCATTCAGTATTGCAGCCGCCCCCGTTTTCGGGGATGAAAAACGCATTACGGTTCCGCTGCAAATTGCATTTCGGGTCGATACAAAAGTAGGCCCAAAACCAATCGTAACGGAGCTTGAACGGCTGCCGCGCTTATTAAGACGCGCCAAAACGCCGGAGGCATCGCGTCTGGAAGTGCGGGCTTTTATTCCCTTCGAGGATGCTAACCGGGTGTTAGCCAAAGCACTGGAAGATCAAAAGATCAAGCTGGCGGGTGGGAAAGTGAAAATTAAGAATGCTACTGTATATGGCGGTGGACGCTCGTTGATTGTGAAAACAGAAGTGACTGGCGCTGTCAATGGCACTTTATATTTTCATGGGCAGCCTAGCTATGATACATTAAACAATACGCTGGAGATCAAGTCGCTGGATTTTGATGTAGATACCAAAGAACGCTTATTTGCTACCGCTGACTGGTTACTGCACGATCACTTTCGCGATTCTCTTCAATCGGTGATGGTTATTCCCTTACGGCATCAGATTTCTGAACTGCCCGAAAAAATTGAAACAGCTTTTGCCCGCGGTGGAGCCGGGCGAAAGACAACGCTGAATATCGATTCGTTCCGATTGGTGCCGCAGCGGGTTGTGGTTCGACCCGAGGGCGTTCAGGTTCTGATTAAAGTAGAGTCGAAAGTGGCCGTCAGAGTGAAAAAGTTATAA
- a CDS encoding inositol monophosphatase family protein, which produces MTTNVSAQSSLDLAAITRDICTIATDAGAFLLQERSKFQREAIEYKGLNNLVSYVDKETEKQLVVRLSQLLPQAGFITEEGTTGQEADPTALNWIIDPLDGTANFIHDLPVFSVSIGLAQGSTPLAGVVYDPNRDECFSAWKGGGAYCNGTKISVSPATQLGESLIATGFPYYTFDKMPKYLQILESLMKQTHGLRRLGSAAIDLAYVACGRFEAFYEYNLHSWDMAAGVLLVHEAGGIVTDFEGGDAFLFRGDVIAGSGMQPELLKAIQEYWH; this is translated from the coding sequence ATGACCACGAACGTTTCAGCCCAATCTTCCCTCGATTTAGCCGCCATCACCCGCGACATTTGTACAATTGCCACCGATGCCGGTGCATTTCTGCTTCAGGAGCGAAGCAAATTTCAGCGAGAAGCCATTGAATACAAAGGCTTGAATAATTTAGTGTCCTATGTCGATAAAGAAACGGAAAAACAACTGGTTGTTCGCCTGAGTCAGTTGTTGCCACAAGCCGGATTTATAACTGAAGAGGGAACTACTGGTCAGGAAGCCGACCCAACTGCGCTCAACTGGATCATCGATCCGCTCGATGGTACAGCCAATTTTATTCATGATCTACCCGTTTTTTCAGTCAGTATTGGGCTGGCTCAGGGCAGTACACCCCTTGCCGGCGTTGTCTATGATCCGAACCGTGACGAATGTTTTTCGGCCTGGAAAGGGGGAGGAGCCTATTGCAATGGTACTAAAATTTCGGTTTCCCCGGCAACTCAACTGGGTGAGAGCCTGATTGCAACGGGTTTTCCGTATTATACCTTCGACAAGATGCCGAAGTATCTTCAGATTCTGGAATCATTGATGAAGCAAACCCACGGTCTGCGTCGGCTGGGTTCAGCAGCGATCGATCTGGCTTACGTTGCCTGTGGCCGATTCGAGGCTTTTTATGAGTACAATCTTCACTCCTGGGACATGGCAGCGGGCGTACTGCTCGTACACGAAGCGGGCGGGATCGTCACTGATTTTGAGGGTGGCGACGCATTTCTGTTTCGGGGCGATGTCATTGCGGGGTCAGGCATGCAGCCGGAATTACTAAAAGCGATTCAGGAATACTGGCACTAA
- a CDS encoding DNA-3-methyladenine glycosylase family protein, whose protein sequence is MQPATDLISPLDYLAQDAVMARLIQETPSPKIFNDYAGDVYLALLESIVSQQISVKAADAIFSRFRQLFADGYPHPNELLLKSADELRSAGLSFQKIKYLQSVAGFSLANPMDRAHLDPMTDEEIVQYLLPIKGVGRWTVEMLLMFVLDRPDVFPIDDLVIRQRMLLAYPEQTNGLTGKALYKALHQIADAWRPYRTTASRYLWRWKPL, encoded by the coding sequence ATGCAGCCCGCTACCGATCTCATTTCCCCGCTGGACTATCTTGCTCAGGACGCCGTTATGGCTCGTTTGATACAGGAGACACCATCACCCAAAATCTTTAATGACTATGCCGGTGATGTCTATCTGGCCCTGCTCGAAAGTATCGTTTCCCAACAGATTTCGGTGAAGGCAGCCGATGCCATTTTTTCCCGATTCCGGCAACTGTTCGCCGATGGTTATCCACATCCCAATGAGTTGCTCCTGAAGTCAGCCGACGAGTTGCGTAGTGCCGGTTTGTCGTTCCAGAAAATCAAGTACCTGCAAAGTGTAGCCGGATTTTCGTTGGCCAATCCAATGGACCGGGCTCATCTTGATCCGATGACGGACGAAGAAATCGTGCAGTACCTGCTGCCAATTAAAGGAGTTGGCCGCTGGACGGTTGAGATGCTGCTTATGTTCGTACTGGATCGACCAGACGTTTTCCCGATCGACGATCTGGTCATTCGTCAGCGAATGTTGCTGGCGTATCCAGAGCAAACCAATGGTCTGACGGGTAAAGCACTCTACAAAGCCCTGCATCAGATTGCCGACGCCTGGCGACCCTACCGAACAACAGCCAGTCGGTATTTATGGCGCTGGAAGCCGCTCTAA
- a CDS encoding FeoB-associated Cys-rich membrane protein, producing the protein MQEFIIFLIFAFAVGYMGNRAYRSFFKKQAGCGKGCGCETDAKTSAITTAK; encoded by the coding sequence ATGCAGGAGTTCATCATCTTTCTGATCTTTGCTTTTGCCGTAGGTTATATGGGTAACCGGGCTTACCGAAGTTTCTTCAAAAAGCAGGCAGGCTGTGGCAAAGGATGCGGTTGTGAAACCGACGCAAAAACGTCGGCGATAACTACCGCGAAATGA
- a CDS encoding LysR family transcriptional regulator yields MLSLQHEIFLEVARLLSFTKASQILFLSQSAISKHIKALEAFYKTALFERHGNTISLTQAGQLLYQKGLEASQLKTELHQQLQQLSASFLPTTRLAVGSSTTISLYVLPPVLSAYLRQHPNMQIQVLNRNSSNIQKALLDHEIDVGIVETLTQVNTLTYIPFITDQVLAVCSRNSPLRNRTLRIDEIPQLPLALREQGSGTLAVVEDTLQKQGIRQADLRILIRLGGTEALKNFVLADTCLAFLPKRAILKELATGELVEVPIENLSIERTFQFIQRKGTENNQLVNAFIRYTRRYYSEME; encoded by the coding sequence ATGCTCTCGTTACAACACGAAATTTTTCTGGAAGTCGCCCGCCTGCTTAGCTTTACCAAAGCCAGTCAGATCTTATTTTTGAGCCAATCAGCCATTAGTAAACACATAAAAGCCCTGGAAGCGTTTTATAAAACGGCATTATTCGAACGCCATGGCAATACCATCAGCCTAACGCAGGCAGGTCAGCTATTATACCAGAAAGGACTGGAAGCCAGTCAGTTAAAAACCGAATTACACCAGCAACTACAGCAACTCAGTGCCAGTTTTTTACCCACAACCCGGCTGGCGGTAGGGTCAAGCACTACCATTAGTCTGTATGTATTGCCTCCCGTTCTGTCGGCCTATCTGCGTCAGCATCCCAACATGCAGATTCAGGTGCTGAACCGCAACTCAAGCAATATCCAGAAAGCATTGCTCGATCATGAAATCGATGTAGGCATCGTTGAAACCTTAACACAGGTTAACACGCTGACATACATACCTTTTATCACCGATCAGGTGCTGGCAGTCTGCTCCCGAAACAGCCCACTTCGTAACCGAACACTACGCATTGACGAAATTCCTCAACTTCCTTTAGCCCTTCGTGAGCAAGGGTCAGGTACGCTCGCTGTCGTTGAGGATACGTTGCAGAAACAGGGAATTCGACAAGCCGATTTAAGGATTCTTATACGCCTTGGTGGTACTGAAGCGCTTAAAAATTTCGTATTGGCCGACACCTGCCTGGCTTTTCTGCCGAAGCGGGCCATTCTGAAAGAACTGGCTACCGGTGAGTTAGTTGAGGTGCCGATCGAGAACCTGTCCATTGAGCGTACGTTCCAGTTTATCCAGCGCAAGGGTACCGAAAACAATCAACTCGTGAACGCATTCATTCGATATACCCGGCGCTACTATTCAGAAATGGAATAA
- a CDS encoding threonine aldolase family protein, with amino-acid sequence MTIDLRSDTITQPTPAMREAMFTAQLGDDVLGDDPTVNALEAKAAAMLGMEAALFCASGTMTNQLAIRTHTRPGDDVICDYLSHVYQYEGGGISVNALASASLAHGERGKLTPDLIRDYIYSPSDSHKPLSRLVVLENTVNKGGGCYYTVPEIAAIRHVCDEHGLLLHLDGARLFNALVETGEPTEAYGQLFDSISICLSKGLGCPVGSLLLGKAAMVRQARRYRKLMGGGWRQAGFLAAAGIYALDHHIDRLKIDHARARKIGAILEKLPEVEEILPIDTNIVIFRLPANLLAADYVAQLDSKGIRGVQFGKHLVRFVTHLDLTDEMITEMEKKMTLDSSC; translated from the coding sequence ATGACGATTGACCTGCGTAGCGATACAATTACTCAACCCACGCCCGCCATGCGCGAGGCTATGTTTACGGCCCAACTGGGCGACGATGTTCTCGGCGATGATCCTACTGTCAATGCCCTCGAAGCAAAAGCTGCCGCCATGTTAGGCATGGAAGCCGCTTTGTTCTGTGCCTCCGGTACGATGACGAACCAGCTGGCGATTCGTACCCACACCCGCCCCGGCGACGATGTCATCTGCGATTACCTGTCGCATGTGTACCAGTACGAAGGGGGTGGTATTTCGGTGAATGCACTCGCGTCTGCAAGTCTGGCCCACGGCGAACGCGGTAAGCTCACTCCTGACCTTATCCGCGATTACATTTACAGCCCGTCTGATTCGCACAAGCCACTGTCTCGGTTAGTTGTACTCGAAAATACGGTGAATAAAGGCGGGGGTTGCTATTATACCGTTCCCGAAATTGCGGCCATCCGGCATGTGTGCGACGAACACGGCTTACTCCTGCATCTCGATGGGGCGCGGCTTTTTAATGCCCTGGTCGAAACGGGCGAACCGACTGAAGCGTACGGTCAGTTGTTCGACTCGATCAGTATCTGTTTGTCGAAAGGTTTAGGCTGTCCGGTAGGGTCGCTTCTGCTCGGCAAAGCAGCTATGGTTCGCCAGGCCCGGCGCTACCGTAAGCTGATGGGGGGCGGCTGGCGACAGGCGGGGTTCCTGGCCGCAGCGGGCATCTACGCGCTGGATCACCACATCGACCGGTTAAAAATTGATCATGCCCGCGCCCGAAAAATTGGCGCTATTCTCGAAAAACTGCCCGAAGTCGAAGAAATTCTCCCGATTGACACGAACATCGTGATTTTTAGGCTTCCGGCAAACCTCTTAGCCGCCGATTACGTTGCACAATTAGACTCCAAAGGCATTCGTGGCGTTCAGTTTGGCAAGCACCTGGTGCGCTTTGTCACGCATCTGGATTTGACAGATGAGATGATCACGGAAATGGAGAAAAAGATGACGCTGGATAGCAGTTGTTAG
- a CDS encoding YfiT family bacillithiol transferase: protein MQEQDLYNLRYPIGDFAYGSIFTTEQNHEHIAIIAGMPRKLTELVGRWDDERLDTPYRPDGWTVRQVVHHVVDSHINAYVRVKLALTENNPTISPYEEGDWAKLADYTLDVAPSLVILSNLHLRWVTVLKSLTEDQRQRTYFHPGSQRSFPISEVIGIYAWHGEHHYQHINQLAVRNGWV from the coding sequence ATGCAGGAGCAAGACCTATACAATCTCCGTTACCCCATTGGCGATTTTGCGTATGGGAGTATTTTTACAACTGAGCAGAATCACGAACACATCGCGATTATTGCCGGGATGCCCAGGAAACTGACCGAACTCGTAGGCAGGTGGGACGATGAGCGCCTTGATACGCCCTACCGCCCCGATGGCTGGACCGTTCGGCAGGTCGTACACCACGTCGTTGATAGCCATATTAATGCGTATGTGCGGGTTAAACTGGCTCTTACGGAAAACAATCCGACCATTTCACCCTACGAGGAAGGCGATTGGGCTAAACTAGCTGACTATACACTTGACGTTGCCCCATCTCTGGTCATCTTAAGCAATTTACACCTGCGCTGGGTAACGGTACTAAAATCACTTACTGAAGACCAACGGCAACGCACATATTTCCATCCGGGAAGTCAGCGTTCTTTCCCCATATCGGAGGTAATTGGGATCTATGCCTGGCATGGCGAACATCACTATCAGCACATTAATCAACTGGCCGTTCGGAACGGTTGGGTATGA
- a CDS encoding oxygenase MpaB family protein, which yields MPVVYKKRLGIFRDPAVQKELQTLDPVRDHQRMVHLLTAYEFPFDITRALELALFHTYASPRVSGLLARTGEFERHGQKRYDDTSRLISEFMESGYASEKGQRAIAHMNLIHGHYRIDNADFLFVLATFVFYPIDWLNQYGWRKLTTTEELALFYFFREVGRQMNLSNLPETPAEMRAFTDAYEAQYFRYTESNRRIADSTVKIVQGWFPGFLHALVQPTFAALINDKLRLAFGYKLPPGWFTGLIRGALWVRKLPLRWITFKPYPSLIEKTSFRYYPAGPPEIEAVGPEEIIRKIK from the coding sequence ATGCCGGTTGTTTATAAAAAACGTTTGGGCATATTCCGCGATCCAGCGGTTCAAAAGGAGTTGCAAACGTTAGATCCAGTCCGCGATCACCAGCGCATGGTTCATCTGCTGACGGCCTATGAATTTCCGTTCGACATTACCCGCGCGCTCGAACTGGCGCTTTTTCATACCTACGCCAGTCCACGCGTGTCGGGCTTGCTGGCTCGCACGGGCGAATTCGAGCGTCATGGACAAAAACGGTACGACGACACGAGTCGCCTGATTTCAGAATTTATGGAGTCGGGTTATGCGAGTGAAAAAGGGCAACGAGCCATTGCCCACATGAATCTGATTCATGGGCATTACCGCATCGACAACGCGGACTTTTTGTTTGTGCTGGCCACGTTTGTTTTTTATCCGATTGACTGGCTCAATCAATATGGCTGGCGAAAACTAACCACCACGGAGGAACTGGCTCTGTTTTACTTTTTCCGGGAAGTTGGCCGTCAGATGAATCTCAGTAACTTGCCCGAAACACCAGCCGAGATGAGGGCGTTTACCGATGCCTACGAAGCGCAGTACTTTCGATACACGGAAAGTAACCGACGGATTGCCGACTCGACCGTAAAGATTGTGCAGGGCTGGTTTCCAGGTTTTTTACATGCCCTGGTACAGCCAACGTTTGCCGCTTTGATTAACGACAAATTGCGGCTGGCTTTTGGCTATAAACTCCCCCCTGGCTGGTTTACCGGCTTAATCAGGGGGGCTTTATGGGTTCGCAAATTGCCCTTACGATGGATTACGTTCAAACCTTACCCATCGCTGATCGAGAAAACGTCGTTTCGCTACTACCCCGCTGGACCACCAGAGATTGAAGCCGTCGGACCAGAGGAGATTATCAGGAAAATCAAGTAA